Proteins from a genomic interval of Zingiber officinale cultivar Zhangliang chromosome 2A, Zo_v1.1, whole genome shotgun sequence:
- the LOC122044135 gene encoding WAT1-related protein At4g01440-like, with amino-acid sequence MAASEWTSGLIMVAVDVVFAVMNTLIKEATERGLDRAVLITLRQLVAALFMAPVAFFHDRKTRPKLTLEICVYLFFSALLGASLTQYLFYLGMEYTSAAFACAFLNLTPAFTFLISLPLRLESLDWKTKPGLAKALGVVLCFLGVTVLTFYQGPVLQLSHALLRTCWKNLNGNMTCGFQSHKESDTFRLIRNKGDENPGPAYETRKVASLPARHVASLPARHVTSLQASHNTWQACKQATACMQHHGGAESVLRRQRSAGLGIHSEFVLQLSTSCQQLSTGTWRRSTTNGVHDSSTRTPRGRPERESYSPSGKWLRGSAALLGGSFCWSSWFPLQAKVGKKYPAIYTSTAVIFFLGFLQAATVSLVTSRGRISAWLLEDKLEIGTVFFAGALGSGVGFLAMSWCVEQRGPVFTAAFTPLVQIIVAAIHFLFLHQQIFLGSVLGSILVILGLYSLLWAKRNEAHLLQPKPQRPIEAHEQSQQAQPQV; translated from the exons ATGGCGGCGAGTGAGTGGACGTCGGGCCTCATCATGGTGGCGGTCGACGTGGTTTTCGCCGTCATGAACACTCTGATCAAGGAAGCCACTGAGCGCGGCCTCGACCGCGCCGTACTCATCACCCTCCGCCAACTCGTCGCCGCCCTCTTCATGGCCCCCGTCGCCTTCTTCCACGACAG GAAGACGAGGCCGAAGCTAACCTTGGAGATCTGTGTTTACCTCTTCTTCAGCGCATTGCTCGG GGCGTCGTTGACGCAGTACCTGTTCTACTTGGGAATGGAGTACACTTCTGCTGCGTTCGCCTGCGCTTTCCTCAACCTCACTCCCGCCTTCACCTTCCTCATCTCGCTGCCGCTAAG ATTAGAATCCCTCGACTGGAAGACCAAACCAGGGCTGGCCAAGGCCCTGGGCGTTGTCCTCTGCTTCCTCGGCGTCACCGTGCTCACCTTTTACCAGGGGCCTGTGCTGCAACTCAGTCATGCATTACTTCGAACATGTTGGAAAAATTTGAATGGAAATATGACGTGTGGGTTTCAGTCCCACAAAGAAAGTGACACCTTCCGGCTGATTCGGAACAAAGGGGAtgaaaatccagggcccg CATACGAGACAAGGAAGGTCGCTAGCTTACCTGCACGCCACGTGGCAAGCTTGCCTGCTCGCCACGTGACAAGCTTGCAAGCAAGCCACAACACGTGGCAAGCTTGCAAGCAAGCCACAGCATGCATGCag caccacggaggggccgaatctgttttaaggagacagcgctctgctggactcggcatccactctgAGTTCGTGTTGCAGCTCTCGACATCCTGTCAGCAACTCTCAACAGGAACGTGGCGCCGCTCGACAACTAACGGTGTCCACGACTCATCTACTCG AACACCCAGAGGGAGACCCGAAAGGGAGAGCTACTCGCCGTCAGGGAAATGGCTGAGGGGATCGGCGGCGCTGCTCGGCGGCAGCTTCTGCTGGTCGTCGTGGTTCCCGCTGCAGGCCAAAGTGGGGAAGAAGTACCCGGCGATCTACACCTCCACCGCAGTCATATTCTTCCTCGGGTTTCTTCAGGCGGCGACCGTGAGCTTGGTCACCAGCAGAGGGAGGATCTCCGCGTGGCTTCTCGAGGATAAGTTGGAGATCGGCACCGTCTTCTTCGCT GGTGCTTTGGGCTCTGGTGTCGGCTTCTTGGCCATGTCATGGTGCGTGGAACAAAGGGGCCCAGTCTTCACTGCAGCGTTCACTCCCCTCGTGCAAATTATTGTTGCAGCCattcacttcctcttcctccACCAACAAATCTTCCTCGGCag TGTGTTGGGCTCAATTTTGGTTATTCTTGGGCTCTATTCTCTCTTGTGGGCCAAGCGCAATGAGGCCCATTTACTTCAACCAAAGCCCCAACGACCCATCGAAGCCCATGAACAGAGCCAACAAGCACAACCACAAGTCTAA
- the LOC122040155 gene encoding brassinosteroid-responsive RING protein 1-like — MGFPSVCYTVILPRPVAIVLHLLERLKLAVSAALFFVGLASSSSAAADSFYPFGYPIYHSDSPIPPAAIKSRLPVVRFSTLRSDAAPLCAVCLAALEPRHEVRHLGNCAHVFHKACIDKWVDVGQVTCPLCRALLLPGPPRSHQHLPEEVSPRSHSTG, encoded by the coding sequence ATGGGCTTCCCCTCCGTCTGCTACACGGTGATTCTGCCCCGGCCCGTTGCAATCGTCCTCCACTTGCTCGAACGCCTAAAGCTCGCCGTCTCCGCCGCGCTCTTCTTCGTAGGCCTCgcttcctcctcctccgccgctgCCGACAGCTTCTACCCCTTCGGCTACCCGATCTATCACTCCGATTCCCCCATTCCTCCAGCTGCCATCAAGTCCCGCCTCCCCGTTGTCCGCTTCTCCACCCTCCGATCCGACGCCGCCCCCCTCTGCGCCGTCTGCCTCGCCGCCCTCGAACCCCGCCACGAGGTCCGCCATCTCGGGAACTGCGCACACGTCTTCCACAAGGCCTGCATCGACAAGTGGGTCGACGTCGGCCAGGTCACATGCCCCCTCTGCCGTGCCCTCCTCCTCCCCGGGCCGCCCAGAAGCCACCAGCATCTACCGGAGGAGGTTAGCCCTAGGTCTCATTCAACTGGCTAG
- the LOC122042739 gene encoding uncharacterized protein LOC122042739, whose amino-acid sequence MDPVERSMIYCWAIDSSAEKLFGSATDRSELPSLPSDFHSFVKCSHWITSKCIDQSVSFGIICGRTGPDRLAPQQPTITVFSQDQANSFSFILSLLNLINWHLILPSWLKATLS is encoded by the exons ATGGATCCTGTGGAGAGAAGCATGATTTATTGCTGGGCAATTGACTCATCAGCTGAAAAGTTGTTTGGTAGTGCAACAGATCGTTCTGAGCTGCCAtcattgccttcagatttccaCAG TTTTGTTAAATGCTCTCATTGGATCACATCCAAATGCATCGACCAATCTGTCTCTTTTGGCATCATCTGTGGACGAACTGGACCCGATCGATTGGCACCTCAACAGCCAACCATCACTGtattctctcaag ATCAAGCTAACTCTTTTAGCTTCATCCTTAGCCTGCTGAACCTGATCAATTGGCATTTAATATTGCCATCATGGCTCAAGGCAACCCTCTCTTAA
- the LOC122042737 gene encoding brassinosteroid-responsive RING protein 1-like yields the protein MGFPVCYSELPKLLLHLLFLLAHLRRFLNWVSSCLGLSDPESDLHQEADRCLLLPPVPAELIQELSPATRFENLAGGNICCCAVCLSEFEPADKVRRMSDCRHIFHRHCVDRWLEHGQCTCPLCRAPLFPSQPPSAAADEDFPCSVPLPLGLPSP from the coding sequence ATGGGCTTCCCCGTCTGCTACTCAGAGCTTCCCAAGCTGCTCCTCCACCTGCTGTTCCTATTGGCTCACCTGCGGAGGTTCCTCAACTGGGTCTCCAGTTGCCTCGGCCTCTCGGACCCCGAAAGCGACCTCCACCAGGAGGCGGATCGCTGCTTGCTCCTGCCCCCGGTGCCGGCCGAGCTCATCCAGGAGCTCTCCCCCGCTACCCGCTTCGAAAACCTGGCGGGCGGCAACATCTGCTGCTGCGCCGTGTGCCTGTCCGAGTTCGAGCCTGCGGACAAGGTCCGGCGAATGAGCGACTGCCGTCACATCTTCCACCGCCACTGCGTCGACCGGTGGCTCGAGCACGGGCAGTGCACCTGCCCCCTCTGCCGCGCCCCGCTCTTCCCATCACAACCGCCCTCCGCCGCCGCTGACGAAGACTTCCCGTGCTCCGTCCCGCTGCCGCTAGGGTTGCCCTCGCCCTAG